Within the Stenotrophomonas sp. 610A2 genome, the region GAAATGGCCCTGAAGCTGCACGAAGGTGCGGATGCGCTGATCGACCTGCTGAGCGACAACGACATCGGTGATGTCATCGAGCCGGGTCGGCATAACCCGGCCCGCGAATACCTGTCTGGACTTCCTGCATGACCATACTCGTCACCGGCGCCGCCGGTTTCATTGGCGCCTATACCTGTCAGGCCCTGATTGCACGCGGCGAGCGTGTGGTTGGGCTGGACAACTACAACGACTACTACGATCCGCAGCTCAAGCGTGACCGTGTGGCCGCGCTGTGCCCGCAGCTCGACCTGCGCACGCTCGACCTCACCGACCGCGATGGCCTGGCCGCGCTGTTCGATGAAATCCAGCCGACGCAGGTGATCCACCTGGCCGCGCAGGCCGGCGTGCGTTACTCCCTGGAGAACCCGCACGCCTACGTCGAAAGCAACCTGGTTGGCTTCGTCAACATGCTGGAGCTGTGCCGGCACCGCGGTGTGCAGCATCTGGTCTATGCCTCCAGCAGCTCGGTGTACGGCAACTCGGCCACGCCGCCGTTCTCCGAAGACCAGCGCGTGGACCAGCCGCGCTCGCTGTATGCGGCCACCAAGGCCGCCAATGAATTGATGGCCTATACCTATGCGCAGCTGTACGGCCTGAAGGCCACCGGCCTGCGTTTCTTCACCGTGTACGGCCCCTGGGGCCGGCCGGACATGGCGCCGCTGCTGTTCTCGCGCGCGGTGCTGGCCGGGCGCAGCATCGATGTGTTCAACAACGGCCACATGCGCCGCGACTTCACACATGTTTCTGACATCGTCGCCGGTATCCTCGGGGCGCTGTCGCATCCCTCCGCCCAGACAACACCCCACCAGGTGTTCAACCTGGGCAACCACACCCCGGTGGAGCTGGAACATTTCATCGACGTGATCGCCTCGGCCGCGGGGCACCCGGCGCACAAGGTCTACAAGCCGATGCAGCCGGGCGACATGGTGGAAACCATGGCCGATACCTCGCGCGCACAGGCCGCCTTCGGCTACGCGCCGGACACGCCGATCGAACTGGGCCTGCCGCCGGTGGTGGAGTGGTGCCGCAGCTACTTCGGGTTACGCCCCTGACTCACTTTCCGCTAAGTTGGGTTTTGGAGAATGTGTGATCTTTCTTGAAACGTTTAACTCGCGGAAACCGCAATGAACCAACCCAGCCTTTCAGTGGTTGTTCCCGTCTTCAACGAACGCGACAACGTCGCGCCGCTGGTCAATGAAATCACCGCCGCGCTGCGTGGCCAGATCGATTTCGAGATCGTCTACGTCGACGACAACTCCAAGGACGACAGCCTGCAGGTACTGCAGGCGCTGAAGGCCACCAACCCGGAGCTGCGGGTGCTGCACCATGTCAGCCAGAGCGGGCAGAGCACGGCAGTGCGCACCGGCGTCAAGGCCGCGCGCGCGCCGTGGATCGCCACCCTCGATGGCGACGGCCAGAACGACCCGGCCGATATCCCCAAGCTGCTGGCCGCACGTGCCAAGGCCGATGCGCAGGTCAGGCTGTTCGCCGGCTGGCGCGTCAATCGCCAGGATTCGGGCAGCAAGCGCTGGGCCAGCAAGTGGGCCAATGCCATCCGCGCGCGCATGCTGCGCGATGACACCCCGGACACCGGCTGCGGCATCAAGCTGTTCGAGCGCGCTGCCTTCCTCGACCTGCCGTATTTCGACCACATGCACCGCTACCTGCCGGCGCTGATGCAGCGTGCCGGCTGGAAGACGGTGAGCGTGCCGGTCAACCATCGCCATCGCACCGCTGGCGTGTCCAAGTACAACAACCTCGGCCGCGCGCTGGTCGGCATCCGCGACCTGCGTGGCGTGGCCTGGTTGATCACCCGTTCCAAGCGCACCGCGGTGGAAGAGGTCTGAGCATGGATTTCATGAACCAACCGCTGGTGTGGCTGGAGTGGACCGGCGTGCACATGTCGCCGTGGAAGCTGATCGGCCTGACCGGTGCGTTGATGTTCGGTGGCCGCTGGCTGGTGCAGTTCGTCGCCTCGCGGCGTGCCGGCAAGCCGGTGATCCCGCGCCTGTTCTGGTACATGAGCGTGCTCGGCAGCCTGATGACGCTGAGCTACTTCCTGTTCTCGTCCAAGCAGGATGCGGTGGGTGTGGTGCAGAACCTGTTCCCGGCGTTCACCGCGCTCTACAGCCTGCGCCTGGATATCAAGCACCGTGGCTGGCAGCGCGACAAGGCCGGTCACTGAGCAGGCGACTATGCCCAAATCCGGCGGTTTGCCGCCCGAATCCGTCTAGGTCGGGCGGCAGCTTCAATGCGATGATCGGGGTGAATGAACCACCTGGGGAACACCGATCGTGAAATCGCCGTTGACCGTTGCGCTGCTGCTCACCCTTGGCCTGAGCGCCACCCCGGCCTTTGCCGCCGCACCGTCGGCCCCGGCCACGCTGGCCACTCAATCGCTGGATGACCAGTTCAAGGCCATCTACGAGAAGGAATGGGCCTGGCGCCAGACCGGTGGCGGTGAAGCCAGCGAAGACAGCGACGCCCCGGCCAACAGCACGCGCCTGCCTGACGTCAGCGCTGCGGCACAGCAGGCACGCCTGAAGGTATGGGACGAGGTGCTGGGCCAGCTCAAGGCCATCGACCCGGCCAAGCTCTCGGCCGAAAACCAGATCAACTACGCCATCTATCACTACCAGGTCGAAAGCCTGGCCGATGAAGTACGCCTCGGCAGCTACGAGATGCCGTTCAATTCGGATTCCTCGTTCTGGTCGAATCTGAGTTTCATGGCCCGCCGCGAGATGAAGACGGCGGAGGATTACCGCAACTACATCGCGCGCTTGAACGATGTGCCGCGTTACTTCGATCAGCAGATGGTCAATATGCGCGCCGGTCTCGCCCGTGGCTTCAGCGTGCCGCGCGCGGTGCTGGAAGGGCGTGACGTCTCCATCTCGACCGTGGCCGAGCTGAAGGACCCGACCGAGTCGCCGCTGTACGAGCCGTTGAAGAAGCTGCCCAGCAGCATTCCGGCAGCCGAGCAGGCCAAGCTGCAGGCCGATGCCAAGCAGGCCATCAGCGGCAGCGTGGTGCCGGCCTTCGGCAAGCTGCTGACCTTCTACCGGCAGGAATACGTGCCGCAGTCGCGCACCACCCTGGCGGCCGAGAAAATGCCCGGCGGCAAGGAGTTCTACCGCCAGCAGATCCGCGAATACACCACGCTGGACCTGAGCCCGCAGCAGATCCATGCGCAGGGCCTGGCCGAGGTGAATCGCATCCAGCAGGAAATGAACGCGATCATCGACAAGGTCGGCTTCAAGGGTAAGAGCGAGCAGACCCGCTTCGCCGACTTCCTAGAATTCCTGCGCACCGACCCGCAGTTCTACGCCAAGACGCCGGACGAACTGCTGTGGCGTGCGGCGTGGATCTCCAAGCGCGTGGATGGCGTTATCGGCAAGTACATGACCTTGCCGCGCGCGCGCTTCACCATCGTGCCGGTGCCGCCGGATATCGCCCCGTTCTGGACCGCCGGCCGTGGCGGCATGGGCACCTACTGGCTCAACACCTACAACCTGCCAGCGCGCCCGCTGTACAACCTGCCGGCACTCACCCTGCACGAGTCCGACCCGGGCCACGCCCTGCAGGGCGCGCTTGCCGCTGAGCAGACCGGCCAGCCCGAGTTCCGCCGCACCGCGTACATCTCGGCCTATGGCGAAGGTTGGGGCCTGTACACCGAGAAACTCGGCGTCGACATGGGCATCTACCAGACCCCGTACGAAGACTTCGGCCGCCTGACCTATGAAATGTGGCGTGCCTGCCGCCTGGTGATCGATACCGGCGTGCACCATTACGGTTGGGACCGCGACCGCGCGATCGCCTACCTGCGTGACCACACCGCGCTGAGCGAGCACGAAGTCACCACCGAAGTGGACCGCTACATCTCCTGGCCGGCGCAGGCACTGAGCTACAAGCTGGGCGAGATCACCATCGTCAAGCTGCGCGCGCAGGCCGAGAAGGAACTGGGCGACAAGTTCGACATCAAGGGCTTCCACGACGCCGTGCTCAAGCAGGGCTCGGTGCCGCTGCCGGTACTGGAGCAGCAGATCCAGGCCTACATCGTTGAGCGCAAAGCCGCGAAGTGAGTGCTCTGCTCCCTCCCTTGCGCAACGCGCAGGGGAGGGTTGGGGAGGGGTGCTTCTAGCTCCCTCCCTTTGGCGAAGCCAAGGTGAGGGCCGGGGAGGGGTGCACTTCGCAGTGACTCAAAGCCACAAGCAAAGCCACCCCCTCCCAACCTCCCCCTTGGCTGCGCCAAAGGGGAGGGGCAACAGCGCACAGCTGAACCACTGCAACCACACTGCGATTGTGTAACCCCACAAGCACCCGCTAACCTGCGCCGATGCTGCACGCCCTGCGCCATCGTCGCCTTCACCTGCTGCGCCTGCTGATGCTGGCGCTGGTCGGCATTGGCGTATTCGGCACCTCGCTGGCCGCAGCACTGACCGACATCCACATGCTGGCGCACACCGACATCGGTGCCGACGTGCATGAGCACGACGACGCCAAACTGGCGACCGCTCCGGATGCCGAAGACAGCGCCAACGCCCTGCTGCATGCCTTGGTGCACTGCGTGGACTGCCACGGTCACGGCGGCGTGCTGCCAACCGTCACTCCCGCCTGGATCGTGGCATCACCGCCTGCACAGCAGGCCGTGGCCATCCTCGGCACGCAGGCGGTCACGCACCCGACCGAGAGCCTGTTCCGCCCCCCGATAGCCGTCTGACGTCCCGGCCGCATGGCCGGTCCCCACGTCTGAACCTGCTATCTGGAGAAACCCATGTGGATGCGCCTGGCGGCTGTTGTCGCCTTTGCGCTGGTGCCGCGCGCGTATGCGCAGGCGCCGGTGCCTGTTGTGCCGTTGACGCTGGACGATGCCATCGTCCGCGTTGCCCTTGACCACCCCGAACTGCGCCTGATCGATGCGCAGCGCCCCGTACTTGAAGCCCGTCGCGATGCCGCGCTGCTGCGCCCGCCCATGCAGTTGGGTGTGGAACTGGAGAACCTGCTCGGCAACGGCGATGCCCGTGGCGTGCAGGGCGCCGAAGCCACCGTCAGCCTTTCCGGTGTGCTGGAACGCGGCGACAAGCTCGATGCGCGGCGCATGTTGGCCCAGGCCAATATCGATGCACTGGCGCCGCAACGCGCTACCGCACGCCTCGATCTGCTCGCCGAAACCGCACGCCGCTATCTCGCTGTAGCGCAGGCGCAAGCGGCGTTGCAGATCGCCAATACCGATATCGAGCAGCGTCGCCGCGCGGTTTCCGCCGCCCGTCTGCGACTGCAGGCCGGTGCTTCGCCGGAGTCGGTGCTGTTCACCGCGCAGGCAATGCTGGCGCAGGCGGAGCTGGATCGCGATCGTGCCATCGAAGAAGCCAGCGCAGCGCGGCTGTCGTTGGCTGCGTTGTGGGGCGCCCGATCGCCTGACTTCAATACGGTGAGTGGCGATGTGCTGCAACTGCCGGCACTGCGCGATTTCGTATTGCTCAATGACGATCTGCAGCGCGCACCTGAGTTGGCCGAGCTGCTCGGCGAGCAGCGTATCCGTGAGGCGCAGCTGCAATTGGTGCGCACCCGCAGCCGACCGGATTGGAACTGGCAGGTGGGCGTGCGCAACAGCCGCGCCGACAACGCGACCTCGCTGGTTGGCGGCTTCAGCATCCCGCTGGGCAGCGCCCGCCGTGCCGCGCCGGAAATCCGCGAGGCGGAAGCCGATCTCGCCCTGCTTCCCTATCAGCGCCAGGCCCGCCAGCAGCAGCTGTACGCCACCCTTGCCGAAGCACACGGCCGCTATGTCACCGCGCGGCTGGAAGTGCAGCGCATGCAGGCGGACGTCTTGCCGCAGTTGCAGAAGGCCGAACGTGCCGCCGAGCAGGCCTGGCGCGCTGGTGCCGCCAGCTACATGGAGTGGGCGCAGCTGCAGGCCATGCGCATTGAATCGCGCCAGCGCCAGTTGGACGCGGCCATCGCCGCACAGACCGCGCTGATCGAGATCCAGCGCCTCACCGGTCAGGGAATGCTGGCCACCGATGCAACCGTTGCCGTGGAGAACGCACGATGAGCCGTCCGATGAATGTTGTAGCTGCTGGCGTGCTGGCAATGAGTCTGTTGTTGGCCGGTTGCGGTGCAAAGCCGGTGGCTGAAGCCGGTGCCGGTGCGGCAGAAGAAGCTGGCCACGATCATGACGAAGAAAAGGGCGGTGATGCAGGCGGTCACGCCCACGAAGAGGGCGAGGAAGCAGAAGCCGACCGCACCACCATCAAGGCCGCCATTGCCGAGCAATCCGGCATCCGCAGCGCCGCCGTGCAGGCCGGCACCATCGCCGATGAGCACGAAGTGCAGGGTTTGCTGACGCCGGTGGACGGTCGCGTCGCGCAGGTGATGGCGCGCTTCCCCGGGCCCATCCGCTCGCTGCGCGCAAATGTCGGCGATCGCGTCAGCGCCGGCCAGACCCTGGCCAGCATCGACAGCAATCTCAGCCTGACCACCTATAGCATCAGCGCGCCAATCAGCGGCGTGGTGTTGTCGCGGCAGGCGCAGGTGGGCGCGGTGGCGGGCGAGGGCACGCCATTGTTCGAGATCGGTGACCTGTCCGAACTTTGGGTGGACCTGCATATCTTCGGCAACGACACCCAGCACATCACCGCCGGCGTGCCGGTCACGGTGACGCGCATGACCGATGGCGTCAGCCAGGGCACCACGCTGGAGCGCGTGCTGCCGGGCACCGCCACTGCAAGCCAGAGCACCGTGGCACGTGCCAGCGTGCGCAATGACGACGGCCTGTGGCGACCCGGTGCAGCGGTGAAGGCGCGCATCGTGGTGGCGATGCAGCCTGCTGCGGTGGTCGTGCCTTTGTCGGCATTGCAGACCATGGAAGGCCGAGAGGTGGTGTTCGTGCGTGAGGGCGATACCTATAGCGCGCGTCCGGTGGTGTTGGGCGCACGCGATGCCGGAAAAGTCGAGGTCAAGGAGGGCCTGCGCGTTGGCGAGCAGGTCGTGGTCGAGCAGAGCTATGTGGTCAAGGCCGACATCGGCAAGGCGGGGGCCGCGCATGAACATTGATCAGCGCATACAAGTTGGAGGGTGCCGCCATGCTTGAGCGCATCATCCGCAGTGCCATCGCCCATCGCTGGATGATGATGGTGCTCACCTTCGCATTGATCGCGATTGGCAGCTGGAGCTTCACCCGCCTGTCCATCGACGCAACGCCAGACATCACCAACGTACAGGTACAGATCAACACCGCCGCCGATGGCTATTCGCCGTTGGAGAGCGAGCAGCGCATCACCTATCCAGTGGAAACGGTGATGGCCGGACTGCCAAAACTCGAACAGGTACGCTCGCTGTCGCGCTACGGCCTGTCGCAGGTGACGGTGGTGTTCAAGGATGGCACCGATCTGTACTTCGCCCGCCAGCAGGTCGCCGAACGCCTGCAGCAGGTGAAGTCACAGCTGCCGGAAGGCCTGGACCCGCAGCTGGGGCCGATTGCCACCGGCCTGGGCGAGATCTTCATGTACACCATCGACGCCGATCCCAAGGCGCGCAAGCCCGATGGTTCGCCATATACCGCCACCGACCTGCGCACGCTGCAGGACTGGGTGGTGCGGCCACAGCTGCGCAACGTGCCCGGCGTCACCGAGGTCAATACGATCGGTGGCTACCAGCGGCAGATCCATATCACCCCGGACCCAGCCAAGCTGCGTGCGCTGGGCTTCACTCTCGACGATGTTGCCGAAGCAGTGGAAGGCAACAACCAGAACATCGGTGCCGGCTATATCGAGCGCAACGGCCAGCAGTTCCTGGTGCGCGTGCCCGGGCAGGTCGCGGGGCTGGAGGAAATCGGCAACATCGTGCTCGCCCGCCGCGAAGGCGTGCCAATCCATGTGCATGACGTTGCCGATGTCGGCGAAGGGCCGGAACTGCGCAGCGGTGCCGCCACCCAGAATGGCCACGAAGTGGTGATGGGTACGGTGGTGATGCTGGTCGGGGCAAACAGCCGCGAGGTGGCACAGGCCACTGCGGCGAAGCTGGAACAGGCGCAGCGCAGCCTGCCCGAAGGCGTCACCGTTACCGCCAGCTATGACCGCACCGCACTGGTCGACCGCACCATCGAAACCGTCGCCAAGAACCTGCTGGAAGGCGCGTTGCTGGTGATCGTGGTGTTGTTCCTGCTGCTGGGAAACTTCCGAGCGGCGCTGATCACCGCGGCGGTGATTCCGCTGGCGATGTTGTTCACCCTGACCGGCATGGCGCGGGGCGGTGTCTCCGCCAACCTGATGAGCCTTGGCGCGTTGGACTTCGGCCTGATCGTCGATGGTGCGGTGATCATCATCGAGAACTGCCTGCGTCGCTTCGGCGAGCGCACCCACGCGCTGGGCCGGGCGATGACCCGCGAGGAACGCTTTGCCGAAACCGCCAGCGCCACTGCCGAAGTCATCCGGCCCAGCCTGTTCGGCCTGGGCATCATCACCGCGGTCTACCTGCCGATCTTCGCGCTGACCGGTGTCGAAGGAAAAATGTTCCACCCGATGGCGATCACCGTGGTGCTGGCGCTCAGCGGCGCGATGCTGTTGTCGCTGACCTTTGTTCCCGCGGCAATCGCGATGTTCCTCGGTGGTCGCGTGGAGGAAAAGGAGAACCGGCTGATGGCGTGGTTGCGCGCACGCTATGAGCCGCTGTTGGCGTGGGTGATGCGGCGCGGCCGTCTGGTGGTTGCCGGTGCCTTGGTGCTGGTGGTTGGTTGCGGTTTGTTGGCGACGCGCTTGGGCAGCGAGTTCGTGCCCAATCTTGATGAAGGCGATGTCGCCATGCACGCGATGCGCATCCCCGGCACCAGCCTCACCCAATCGGTGAACATGCAGAAGCAGGTGGAAGCGCGCCTGCAGCAGCTGCCGGAAGTGGAGAAGGTGTTCTCCAAGATCGGCACGCCGGAGGTCGCCTCCGACCCGATGCCGCCCTCGGTCGCCGACACCTTCATCATGATGAAGCCGCGCAAGCAGTGGCCGGACCCGCGCAAACCGCGCGCACAGTTGCTGGCCGAACTGGAAGCGGCGGTGGAGGAGCTGCCGGGCAACAACTATGAGTTCACCCAGCCAATCCAGATGCGCATGAACGAGCTGATCTCGGGCGTGCGTGCCGACGTGGCGGTGATGCTGTTCGGCGACGACATGGAAACACTGGCGCAGGTTGGCCAGCGCATCGTCGCGGTCGCCAACAAGGTACCGGGTGCGGCCGATGTGCGCTTGGAGGAAACCAGTGGTCTGCCCTTGCTGACGGTCACGCCAAACCGCGCGGCATTGGCGGGGTACGGGCTCAATCCGGGGCAGCTGCAGTCCACGGTTTCCACGGCAGTTGGCGGACGCGTCGCCGGGCAGTTGTTCGAAGGTGATCGCCGCTTCGATATCGTCGTGCGCCTGCCGGAAAGCATCCGCCAGGACCCGGCGGCCTTGGCCGATCTGCCGGTGTCACTGGAGCCTGCCTTGGCACAGGACAGCGCCGACGAATCCAGCCGTGCGGGCGGCTGGCGCAGCGGCGATGCGCGCACGGTTCCGCTGCGTGAGTTGGCGAGCATCGAAAGCAGCGAAGGCCCAAACCAGATCAACCGCGACAACGGCAAGCGTCGCATCGTGATCACCGCCAACGTGCGTGATCGCGATCTGGGGGGCTTCGTCAGCGAGCTGCAGCAGGCCATCGATGCGCAGGTGAAGGTGCCGGCCGGTTACTGGGTGGAATACGGCGGCAGCTTCGAGCAGCTGATCTCCGCCAGCCAGCGTCTGGCGGTGGTGGTGCCGGTGACCTTGCTGCTGATCTTTGCCTTGCTGTTCTGGGCCTTTGGCTCGGCGCGCGACGCCAGCATCGTGTTCAGCGGTGTGCCATTGGCCTTGACCGGTGGTGTCTTGGCGCTGGCATTGCGTGGCATTCCCTTGTCGATCTCGGCCGGCGTCGGCTTCATCGCGCTGTCCGGCGTCGCCGTGCTCAACGGCCTGGTGATGATCAGTTTCATCCGTCACCTGCGCGAGCAAGGGCGAAGTCTGGATGTGGCGGTACGTGAAGGTGCGCTGGGTCGCTTGCGGCCTGTATTGATGACTGCCCTGGTCGCATCGCTGGGCTTCGTACCAATGGCCTTCAACGTAGGCGCAGGTTCGGAAGTGCAGCGACCGCTGGCAACGGTGGTGATCGGCGGCATCGTCTCGTCCACCTTGCTGACCTTGCTGGTGTTGCCGGTGTTGTACCGCTGGCTGCATCGGAACGGAAAGTAGCGCCTGCTTGGCTTTGGCTTTGGCTTGAAGCTCCTGCTTCGCTTAAAGCCCCTCTCCCGCATGCGGGAGAGGGGTTGGGGTGAGGGCAGCTTTTTCGCTGGTAAGGCCCTTGCCGAGCATGGCTCGGCACTACCCCTGGCGGCTCGCTGATTTCTACCTGCCCTGGCACATCAGCGCGATAATCCAACAAAACATTCCTGCGGAACCCCAATGAGCGACTGCTGCGGCTGCGGCAAAACCCTGGAAGTCGAACGCATGCAGGCGCAGCAGCGCCGCGTGCTCTACCAGGTGCTGGCGATCAACCTGATCACCTTCGTGATGATGATGCTCGCCGCCTGGCACAGCGGCTCGGCCTCATTGCTGTCCGGCAGCCTGGACAATCTCGGTGATGCCCTCACCTATGCGTTGAGCCTGGCCGTGGTTGGCGCCAGCCTCGCTGCCAAGGCGCGTGTCGCCATGCTCAAGGCGCTCTTCATCCTGTGCGCGGCAATTGCGGTTGGCGCAGGCATCGCCTGGAAGTTGGCGCATCCGCACCTGCCGCTGTTCGAAAGCATGGGCATCGCCGCGCTGCTCAACCTCGGCGCCAACCTGGTCTGCCTGCGCTTGCTGTGGCCGTACCGGCTGGGTGACATCAACCTGGCCTCGGCATGGGCATGCTCGCTGAATGACGTCTACGAAGGTTCGGCGGTGATCCTGGCAGCGCTGGCAGTATGGGCGTTCGGTGCCGGTTGGCCGGACCTGCTGATCGCGGTGGCCTTGTTGCTGTTGTTCCTGCGTTCGGCCTGGAAAGTCGCAAGGGCAGCGTGGCGCGAGCTGCGCAGCCAGCGGGCGATCGCCGCCGACGCCACACGTTGAGTTGCCGCCTGTTCCTGCGCTGGGCACAGTAGGGGCTGGCATCCAAGGAGTGATCCATGCGCTTTCGCATCCTGCCCATGCTCGGCCTGTTGTTGCTCAGCGGCAATGCAGCTGCCGAGGCAGAAGACATCTACATCGAATTCCTGTGGTCGAAAACGCCAACAGGTGCATTGGCCCGTCAGCAGACCCGGCAGTTCGTGATGCAGGGCCAGCACGATCACCAGGTGTGTGTTGCCGCCAACGCCAAGCCCACCGATGTGGGCGGTTTGCAGATCGAGATGCTGGATGCCGACGGCAAGCGGATGTCACTGCAGCAACACGATGACTACCGCGGCAGCAAACAGTGCTACCGCGCTGACCTGGGCGCAGATCTGGCCGAAGCAGGCGCAGCCGGCGATTGGACGGCCCGTGTGAACCTCGGCGATGGCCGTACACAGACGGCCAGCATCCGCGTCGACAGGACGCTGGAGGATTCACCGCAGTTCCTTGATCGCGGGCAACCCTATGTCGCCGGCCGGCCAAACTACGACGCCTCCATCCCGGCCGAGCAGTGGGTGGGCAAGCTGGTGTGGGCGGTGGACGTGGACCCGCAGGGGCGGGTGACCCATGTCGAGGTGGAAGTGGCCGAAGGCGTGGGCGAACGCCTGCGTGAGCGTGCGATCGCCGCCGGTTACCTCAGCCTGTTTCCGCCAGATCCGGCGCGCGCGACGGTGCCGTTGCGCTGGCGCCGCACCCTGCAGTTCGCCTCGGAGTAAGCCCACTCGCAGGCGGTGGAAGCGCCTGTTTGTTGCTATTGATGGCATTGCACGAGGGGGCCAAGTACGCTTTCACCATGCGTACAAAGCCCAATGCCCAGCCCAACCAGAGCCTGATCGATGGCATCGCCACCTTGCAGGCGCTGGCCTCGTCTCCCGAACCGGTCGGTTGCCGTGAGCTGGCCCGCCAGCTCGATGCCAACCCGACTCGGGTCAACCGCCTGCTCAAGACCCTGGCCTACCTGGGCATCGCCCGGCAGACCGCGGACCGCAAGTACACCGCCGGGCCCGGCATGCATGTGCTGGCCGCGCAGAGCCTGTTTGCCTCGGGCCTGATTCGGCGCGCGCTGCCGGTGCTGGAGAGCCTGCGCCGCTTCGGCCACACGGTGGCGATGGGTGTGCTGTGGAATGACAGCGTCAGCTATCTGTTCCACGCACCGCCGGGAATCGAGGCGGCGCGAGGCCTGGGCCGCATCGGCCTACTGCCGGCTACCACCAGCGGCATCGGCATCGCCTTGCTGGCCCAGCTGTCCGACGAGGATGTGCGCGAGCTGTACGCGGACAAGCCGATCCCGATGTTCCCGAACGGCATCGAGCAGCTGCTGGCGACCCTGGCCGTCACCCGCAGCCAGGGCCATGCGCGCGTGCATGTCGCCGATGAGCGCGACCACCATGTCGTCGCCATTGCCATGGGCGACCCGGTGCATGCCGGCATCGCGATGTCAGGCTGGATCCCGGAATCGGCCACTGAGGAGCTGGTCCGCGCGCTGCAGGCAGCCGCCGCCGAAATCGGCTGATCCAGCCGGATCAGCCGTGGCGCAGTGCGGCTTGACCTGTTGCTAAAATAGCAATACGTTGCAGCCTTCCGAAGGGGAGGCGTTGTCGATGGCCAAGCGCGGGTTCGCATGACGGGGACGGGCAGGACCAAATGGGTTTTGCTGGGGCTGCTGTTCTTCTCCACCGTCATCAATTATCTGGACCGGCAGGCGCTGTCGATCCTGGCCACGACCATCCAGGCCGACCTGGACATGTCCGACCTGGAGTACGCACGGGTCGTGCAGGTGTTCCTGTTCGCCTATGCCGCGGCCTACGTGATGGCCGGGCGCGTCACCGATTGGTTGGGTGCACGGCTATCGCTGCTGTTGTTCGTTGGCTGGTGGTCGCTGGCCAACATCGCCACTGGGTTGGTGCGCACGCCGCTGGAACTGGGCGCGGCACGCTTCGCGCTGGGGCTGGGTGAGCCGGGCAATTACACCGTGGGCAGCAAGGTGGTGTCCGAGCAGTTCCCTTCGCGTCAGCGCGGGCTGGCGCTGGGCCTGTACACCGCAGGCGCGATGATCGGCGCGACCTTGGCGCCGCCGCTGATCGGCGGTATCGCGTTGGCCTACGGCTGGCGCAGCGCGTTCTGGATCACCGGCGCGGCTGGCTTGCTGTGGATGATCGCGTGGTGGTGGGTCTACCCGCGTGGCAAGGCCAAGGCTGCAGCGCCTGCGCAAGCGCTGGCGGCAGATGTGGCTACTGCTTCGCCGGCGGTCGCCGATGAAGCGCTGCCAGCAGCCACGCCATCAATGAAAGGCGTGTGGGGCCGCCTCGCGCGTGATCGCACCGTGTGGGCGCTGGTTGCTTCGCGCGCGGTGGCCGATCCGGTCTGGTATTTCTATCTGTTCTGGTTCCCCAAGTACCTCGGTGATGCGCGCGGCATGAGTCTGGCGACGATCGCCTCGCTGGCCTGGGTTGTGTACGTGGCCGCGGATATCGGCAGTGTCGGTGGTGGTCTTATTTCTGGCCGGTTGGTGAAGCGCGGCATGGACCCGGTGCGTGCCCGCCTGACCACCATGGTCGGCGCGGCCTGC harbors:
- a CDS encoding MFS transporter, with the protein product MLGLLFFSTVINYLDRQALSILATTIQADLDMSDLEYARVVQVFLFAYAAAYVMAGRVTDWLGARLSLLLFVGWWSLANIATGLVRTPLELGAARFALGLGEPGNYTVGSKVVSEQFPSRQRGLALGLYTAGAMIGATLAPPLIGGIALAYGWRSAFWITGAAGLLWMIAWWWVYPRGKAKAAAPAQALAADVATASPAVADEALPAATPSMKGVWGRLARDRTVWALVASRAVADPVWYFYLFWFPKYLGDARGMSLATIASLAWVVYVAADIGSVGGGLISGRLVKRGMDPVRARLTTMVGAACLAPVGIFVAMHPSIPVLLGLACLVTFAHLTYQINLTTMTLDMFPSRYIASVAGLVGCGSALGGMLSAQVVGHLVADGNFDRAFILMAFLHPIAVGLAWTASRLARRSPMTLIGPQAASAAG